A single region of the Oleispira antarctica RB-8 genome encodes:
- the ureB gene encoding Urease, beta subunit, which produces MIPGEIIPASGPDSDIELNVGQKTIKVKVSNSGDRPIQIGSHYHFYEANLGLKFDREPTKGFRLNIAAGTAVRFEPGQVREVELVEYAGTKTIYGFRGDIMGKL; this is translated from the coding sequence ATGATTCCAGGTGAAATTATTCCAGCATCAGGCCCTGACAGTGATATCGAATTAAATGTCGGCCAAAAAACTATTAAAGTAAAAGTTTCAAATTCCGGTGATCGCCCGATTCAAATCGGTTCGCATTATCATTTTTACGAAGCCAACTTAGGGCTTAAGTTTGATCGTGAACCGACCAAGGGTTTTCGCTTAAACATTGCCGCCGGAACCGCCGTGCGTTTTGAGCCAGGCCAAGTACGAGAAGTAGAATTAGTTGAATATGCCGGAACCAAAACCATTTATGGTTTTCGCGGCGACATAATGGGTAAGCTCTGA
- the ureC gene encoding Urease, alpha subunit, whose product MAKIDRRTYVDMYGATVGDKVRLGDTELFITPEKDFTVYGDEVKFGGGKVIRDGMGQSQSTSDKVPDTVITNALILDATGIIKADVALNNGRIQAIGKAGNPDTQAGVTIEIGPGTEIIAGEGQILTAGGIDAHIHFICPQQVEEALMSGTTTMIGGGTGPATGTNATTCTPGPWHLGKMMQAVDELPMNFGFLGKGNASLPEALEEQCVAGAIGLKLHEDWGTTPASIDNCLTVAEKYDVQVAIHTDTLNESGFVEDTLGALKGRVIHTYHTEGAGGGHAPDIIKACGESNVLPSSTNPTRPYTVNTVDEHLDMLMVCHHLDPNIPEDVAFADSRIRRETIAAEDILHDLGAFSMISSDSQAMGRVGEVITRTWQTAHKMKVQRGPLPEDENSEIEGCDNFRARRYIAKYTINPAITHGISDEVGSVEVGKYADLVLWKPMFFGTKPSLIIKGGMIAAAPMGDPNASIPTPQPVHYRLMFGAMGKAVSKTSLTFVSKAALEQNTLAHLGLDKELVAVKNCRSIRKCDMVLNDYQPVVEVDPQTYVVKADGVELTCEPAEVLPMAQRYFLF is encoded by the coding sequence ATGGCTAAAATAGATCGCAGAACTTACGTTGATATGTATGGCGCGACCGTAGGCGATAAAGTTCGCTTAGGTGATACAGAATTATTTATCACACCGGAAAAAGATTTCACCGTTTATGGTGATGAAGTTAAATTCGGTGGCGGTAAAGTTATTCGGGATGGTATGGGGCAGAGTCAGTCTACCTCCGACAAAGTGCCAGACACGGTAATTACCAATGCACTTATTTTAGATGCCACGGGCATTATTAAAGCCGACGTTGCGTTAAACAATGGTCGTATTCAAGCCATTGGTAAAGCCGGTAATCCTGATACGCAAGCAGGGGTCACAATCGAAATTGGGCCCGGCACTGAAATCATTGCAGGCGAAGGACAAATTCTGACGGCGGGTGGCATTGATGCGCACATTCATTTTATTTGCCCTCAGCAAGTTGAAGAAGCTTTGATGTCGGGAACGACTACCATGATCGGTGGTGGTACTGGGCCCGCAACAGGAACGAATGCAACTACCTGTACACCAGGGCCTTGGCACTTAGGTAAGATGATGCAAGCGGTGGATGAGTTGCCGATGAATTTTGGTTTCTTAGGCAAAGGTAATGCGTCGTTACCGGAAGCGCTAGAAGAGCAATGTGTCGCGGGAGCCATCGGTTTAAAGTTACATGAAGATTGGGGCACAACCCCCGCGTCGATTGATAACTGCTTAACCGTGGCGGAAAAGTATGATGTGCAAGTTGCGATTCATACCGATACGTTAAACGAATCCGGTTTTGTTGAAGATACGCTGGGTGCATTAAAAGGCCGTGTTATTCACACTTACCATACCGAAGGTGCAGGTGGTGGCCACGCACCGGATATTATTAAAGCTTGCGGTGAGTCGAACGTATTACCGTCATCGACTAACCCGACTCGTCCTTATACCGTGAACACCGTTGACGAACATTTAGACATGCTGATGGTTTGCCATCATCTTGATCCGAATATTCCAGAAGACGTTGCCTTTGCCGATTCTCGAATTCGTCGAGAAACCATTGCCGCCGAAGATATTCTGCATGACCTTGGCGCTTTCTCGATGATTTCTTCTGACTCACAAGCGATGGGTCGCGTAGGTGAAGTGATCACACGTACTTGGCAAACTGCGCACAAAATGAAAGTGCAGCGTGGGCCATTACCGGAAGATGAAAATTCTGAAATTGAAGGCTGTGATAACTTTCGTGCGCGTCGTTACATTGCGAAGTACACCATTAACCCCGCCATTACTCATGGTATCTCTGATGAAGTAGGCTCGGTTGAAGTCGGTAAGTATGCCGATTTGGTTTTATGGAAACCGATGTTCTTTGGAACTAAGCCTTCATTAATTATTAAAGGTGGAATGATCGCCGCTGCGCCAATGGGCGATCCAAATGCATCTATTCCAACACCCCAGCCAGTGCATTATCGTTTGATGTTTGGTGCGATGGGGAAGGCGGTTTCTAAAACCAGTTTGACCTTCGTTTCAAAAGCGGCACTAGAGCAAAATACCTTAGCGCATTTAGGTTTGGATAAAGAATTGGTGGCGGTGAAAAACTGTCGCTCAATTCGCAAGTGCGACATGGTATTAAATGATTATCAGCCCGTGGTTGAAGTTGATCCACAAACCTATGTAGTGAAAGCTGACGGTGTGGAGCTAACGTGTGAACCGGCTGAAGTATTACCGATGGCACAACGATACTTTTTGTTTTAG
- the ureD gene encoding Urease accessory protein, with the protein MQSQELDPTLHWLANYQAELVYLDDKTRLGKTSHFGPLRVQRAFYPEGNICAHLYLLHPPGGLVAGDYLTIGLHLKSHAQALMTTPSAGKIYNNITERKQFQKVSLKIDNGAVLEWMPQETLVFDGAEGELITEVELNDNAQFMGWDIVCLGRPSSEDWFERGSIRQVISIQRNGVPLFIERNTISAKGDIMQDKAGLAKQAVFGSFILTNDADQIPELDEEQREALEKLAALTVESGQAKGLVAVTHKPGLVIVRYLGPCADNAKKVFIKYWQWMRPFVNGRDACAPRIWNT; encoded by the coding sequence TTGCAATCGCAAGAACTTGATCCCACATTACATTGGTTGGCTAATTATCAAGCCGAGTTGGTTTATCTTGATGATAAAACACGCTTAGGAAAAACCAGTCACTTTGGTCCATTACGCGTGCAGCGTGCTTTTTATCCGGAAGGCAATATTTGTGCACACTTGTATTTATTACACCCCCCTGGTGGGCTGGTGGCTGGAGATTATTTAACCATTGGCTTACATCTAAAGTCGCATGCCCAAGCATTAATGACGACACCATCGGCGGGTAAAATTTATAATAATATTACCGAGCGTAAACAATTTCAGAAAGTGTCGTTAAAAATCGACAACGGTGCCGTACTTGAATGGATGCCACAAGAAACTTTGGTATTCGATGGCGCTGAAGGCGAACTAATTACTGAAGTCGAGCTGAATGATAATGCCCAGTTTATGGGCTGGGATATTGTTTGCTTAGGTCGCCCGAGCAGCGAAGATTGGTTTGAGCGTGGCAGTATTCGACAAGTGATATCGATTCAGCGAAATGGTGTGCCGTTATTTATTGAGCGAAATACGATTTCTGCAAAAGGCGACATCATGCAAGATAAAGCAGGCTTGGCAAAGCAGGCTGTTTTTGGCAGTTTCATTTTGACGAATGACGCAGACCAAATTCCTGAATTAGATGAAGAGCAGCGTGAAGCATTAGAAAAATTAGCCGCATTAACGGTAGAGTCAGGACAAGCGAAAGGATTGGTTGCGGTCACTCATAAACCCGGTTTAGTCATCGTGCGTTATCTTGGCCCTTGTGCGGATAATGCGAAAAAAGTATTTATAAAATATTGGCAGTGGATGCGGCCGTTTGTGAATGGTCGCGATGCGTGTGCTCCACGCATTTGGAATACCTAA
- a CDS encoding ABC-type branched-chain amino acid transport system, periplasmic component., translating to MKSMLRNTTKKLGKVSKVLAVATLAAGISMANAADTIKVGVLHSLSGTMAISETTLKDTVLMMIEEQNKKGGLLGKQLEPVVVDPASNWPLFAEKTRELLSQEEVDVIFGCWTSVSRKSVLPVIEELNGLMFYPVQYEGEESSRNVFYTGAAPNQQAIPAVDYLLNEVGAKRFVLAGTDYVYPRTTNKILVSYLKSKGIADEDIMVNYTPFGHSDWQTIVSDVKKFGSAGKKTAVVSTVNGDANVPFYKELANQGISSEDIPVVAFSLGEEELSGFDAKPLVGHLAAWNYFMSADSEENEKFITQWHAYTKDDKRVTNDPMEATYIGFKMWAQAVEKAGSEDVDKVRAAMYGMTVPNLSGGTAVMNTNHHLSKPVLIGEIQEDGQFDIVWSTDGEVKGDAWTDFLPESKVLISDWTAPVNCGNYNTVTKTCGAPALASEE from the coding sequence ATGAAAAGCATGTTAAGAAATACCACGAAAAAACTTGGAAAGGTTTCTAAAGTTTTAGCTGTTGCAACGTTAGCGGCAGGCATCAGTATGGCGAATGCGGCAGATACTATTAAAGTCGGTGTATTGCACTCGTTATCTGGCACGATGGCGATTTCAGAGACAACGCTGAAAGATACTGTTCTTATGATGATTGAAGAACAGAATAAAAAAGGCGGTTTATTAGGTAAGCAATTAGAACCTGTTGTGGTTGACCCGGCATCAAACTGGCCTTTATTTGCTGAAAAAACCCGAGAGTTATTATCTCAAGAAGAGGTCGATGTGATTTTTGGCTGCTGGACTTCTGTATCACGTAAATCAGTATTACCAGTGATTGAAGAATTAAATGGCTTGATGTTCTATCCCGTTCAATATGAAGGTGAAGAATCTTCGAGAAATGTTTTTTATACGGGCGCAGCGCCAAACCAGCAAGCTATTCCTGCGGTTGATTATTTATTAAATGAAGTCGGTGCTAAACGTTTTGTATTAGCCGGTACAGATTATGTTTATCCTCGTACGACCAACAAAATTTTAGTGAGCTATTTAAAATCGAAAGGCATTGCCGATGAAGATATTATGGTGAACTACACACCCTTTGGTCATAGCGATTGGCAGACGATTGTTTCTGACGTGAAAAAATTTGGGAGTGCTGGTAAGAAAACAGCGGTAGTTTCTACGGTAAACGGTGATGCTAACGTTCCTTTTTATAAAGAACTAGCGAACCAAGGTATTAGCTCGGAAGACATTCCTGTTGTGGCTTTCTCACTTGGCGAAGAAGAACTTTCTGGTTTTGATGCTAAGCCTCTTGTCGGTCACCTTGCCGCTTGGAATTATTTCATGAGCGCAGATAGTGAAGAAAATGAAAAATTCATTACACAATGGCATGCCTATACCAAAGATGATAAGCGCGTAACAAACGATCCTATGGAAGCAACGTATATCGGTTTTAAAATGTGGGCACAAGCGGTTGAGAAAGCCGGTAGTGAAGATGTTGATAAGGTTCGTGCTGCTATGTATGGCATGACTGTGCCGAACCTGTCTGGTGGTACTGCAGTGATGAATACTAACCACCACTTATCTAAGCCAGTTCTTATTGGTGAAATTCAAGAAGATGGTCAGTTCGATATTGTTTGGAGCACAGATGGTGAAGTG
- the ureF gene encoding Urease accessory protein, translating into MQTTSLLNLLHISSPALPIGAFAYSQGLEYTLEAGWCKNADDVEQWIKSVMIHGLGGIDLPILKRLHQTWNAYFIEHEEADKQVNEENSDSDSLNAQSLKTWNATLLAFRETKELYLEDIQVGDAFKQWHKSQSVEHIAKLDVVDKPTVACMYALNGVIKGLTVEECLIGFVWSWLENQITSASKAMPMGQTDGQNIIRHLIPEIEAIVENAMQLEDDDIGSGLVGLSMSSALHETQYSRLFRS; encoded by the coding sequence ATGCAAACCACTAGCTTACTGAATCTGTTGCACATCTCTAGCCCAGCATTACCAATTGGTGCTTTCGCTTACTCCCAAGGTTTGGAATATACCTTGGAAGCAGGCTGGTGCAAAAATGCAGATGATGTTGAGCAGTGGATTAAAAGTGTGATGATTCATGGTTTGGGTGGTATTGATTTACCGATATTAAAAAGGTTGCATCAAACTTGGAATGCTTATTTTATTGAGCACGAAGAAGCCGATAAACAAGTGAATGAAGAAAATAGTGATAGTGACTCTTTAAATGCCCAGTCTTTAAAAACATGGAATGCGACACTGCTCGCCTTTCGTGAAACCAAAGAACTTTATCTTGAAGACATTCAAGTCGGTGATGCGTTTAAGCAATGGCATAAGAGCCAGTCTGTGGAACATATCGCAAAGTTAGACGTAGTCGATAAACCCACCGTGGCCTGTATGTATGCTTTGAATGGGGTTATCAAAGGATTAACAGTTGAGGAATGTTTGATTGGTTTCGTATGGTCATGGCTGGAAAATCAAATAACTTCGGCAAGCAAAGCTATGCCGATGGGGCAAACAGATGGGCAAAATATTATTCGCCACTTGATTCCAGAAATTGAAGCGATCGTCGAAAACGCGATGCAACTTGAAGATGATGATATTGGGTCAGGCTTAGTGGGGCTATCTATGTCATCGGCATTACATGAAACCCAGTATTCACGATTGTTTCGATCGTGA
- the ureE gene encoding Urease accessory protein, translating to MIKIIEKILHPTGEENIKDSICLPYDQRKRGRFKTHTITGQEVGIMIDRGDVMRGDTLMRCDAGDVYKIIAADEVVTTATTDDAKLFARGCYHLGNRHVSLQVGDGWLRYQNDYVLDDMLIQLGLKVIHEPAPFEPENGAYGDHGGHSHGDDDYVHPDVDSHTHDHGHSHSESHSHSHDESHSHDENHSHDHEH from the coding sequence TTGATTAAAATTATTGAAAAAATTCTTCACCCAACCGGTGAGGAAAATATTAAAGACAGTATCTGTTTACCTTATGACCAGCGTAAACGCGGTCGTTTTAAAACACACACCATCACTGGCCAAGAAGTCGGCATCATGATTGATCGTGGTGACGTCATGCGTGGTGATACCTTGATGCGCTGTGACGCGGGCGATGTTTATAAAATCATCGCGGCTGACGAAGTTGTAACAACGGCAACCACCGATGATGCGAAACTATTTGCACGTGGCTGTTATCACCTTGGAAATCGCCACGTGTCTTTGCAGGTTGGCGATGGTTGGTTACGCTACCAAAACGATTACGTGCTGGATGACATGTTGATTCAGCTCGGCCTCAAGGTCATACATGAACCTGCGCCATTCGAACCCGAAAACGGTGCTTATGGCGACCATGGTGGTCATTCTCATGGCGACGATGATTACGTGCATCCGGATGTAGATTCTCACACCCATGATCACGGACATTCTCATAGTGAAAGTCATAGCCACTCTCATGATGAGAGTCATAGCCATGACGAAAATCATTCGCACGATCATGAGCATTAA
- the ureG gene encoding Urease accessory protein UreG, whose amino-acid sequence MTTQQTLRVGVGGPVGSGKTALLTTLCKIMKDTYNIAVVTNDIYTKEDAQFLTRNEALDADRIIGVETGGCPHTAIREDASMNLAAVKELSDRHQGLEMVLVESGGDNLSATFSPELSDLTLYVIDVSAGDKIPRKGGPGITKSDLLIINKIDLAPMVGASLDVMDRDAKKMRGERPFVFSNLKSGQGVQDIVRFIIEQGMLRDTDLMKNNVI is encoded by the coding sequence ATGACAACACAACAAACATTGCGCGTCGGCGTTGGCGGTCCTGTAGGATCCGGTAAAACTGCATTATTAACCACCTTGTGCAAAATAATGAAAGATACCTACAACATTGCCGTCGTGACTAACGACATTTATACCAAAGAAGATGCACAGTTTTTAACGCGTAACGAAGCGTTAGATGCCGATCGTATCATCGGTGTCGAAACGGGTGGTTGCCCGCATACTGCTATTCGCGAAGATGCATCCATGAACCTTGCGGCGGTTAAAGAACTTTCTGATCGCCACCAAGGTTTAGAAATGGTCTTGGTTGAATCAGGGGGTGATAATTTATCTGCAACCTTTAGCCCAGAACTTTCTGATTTAACCTTATACGTTATTGACGTTTCTGCTGGCGATAAGATTCCGCGCAAAGGTGGCCCAGGTATTACTAAATCGGATTTATTAATTATTAATAAAATCGATCTAGCACCCATGGTCGGTGCTTCATTAGACGTAATGGATCGTGACGCTAAGAAAATGCGTGGCGAACGTCCCTTTGTTTTCTCTAATCTAAAAAGTGGCCAAGGTGTGCAAGACATCGTACGCTTCATTATCGAGCAAGGCATGTTGCGTGATACTGATTTGATGAAAAATAACGTTATTTAA
- the ureA gene encoding Urease, gamma subunit, producing MELSPREKDKLLIYMAGELAEKRRARGVKLNYPECIAIISSFIVEGARDGRTVADLMNAGRNVISRDEVMDGVASMIHDVQVEATFPDGTKLVTVHSPIA from the coding sequence ATGGAATTATCGCCAAGAGAAAAAGATAAGTTATTAATTTATATGGCAGGAGAATTGGCTGAGAAACGTCGTGCCCGAGGGGTGAAATTAAATTACCCAGAATGCATCGCGATCATTTCATCTTTTATTGTTGAGGGTGCTCGTGATGGACGCACAGTCGCTGATTTAATGAACGCGGGTCGTAATGTGATTTCCCGTGATGAAGTGATGGACGGTGTCGCATCAATGATTCATGACGTACAAGTGGAAGCAACGTTTCCTGACGGCACTAAATTAGTGACTGTTCATTCTCCCATTGCTTAA